A DNA window from Paenibacillus andongensis contains the following coding sequences:
- a CDS encoding DinB family protein, translated as MNEKQIFNKFKKIRTETLNEVRDLPNNIIDLIPEGFSNNIRWNLGHILVGWDHGIFPNIKLERRESLHYHTIFPKGTVPKECWGDEPVFKEIVSNLENQLESIIENSKGKLEQPLIVPFIPRVKTIKNMFQFHIKHEEHHLECIRKIKQILINE; from the coding sequence ATGAATGAAAAACAAATTTTCAATAAATTTAAGAAGATAAGAACCGAAACCTTAAATGAAGTGAGAGATTTACCGAATAATATAATTGATTTAATACCTGAAGGTTTTTCTAATAATATTAGATGGAATTTGGGTCATATTTTAGTGGGCTGGGATCATGGTATTTTTCCAAATATAAAATTGGAAAGAAGAGAATCATTACACTATCATACTATTTTTCCCAAAGGGACAGTTCCTAAAGAATGCTGGGGAGATGAACCTGTATTTAAGGAAATAGTAAGTAATTTAGAAAATCAATTAGAATCGATAATTGAAAACTCGAAGGGTAAATTAGAGCAACCTCTAATTGTACCATTTATTCCAAGAGTGAAAACAATAAAAAACATGTTCCAATTTCATATAAAACATGAGGAACATCATCTGGAATGTATAAGAAAAATAAAACAGATTTTAATTAATGAATAG
- a CDS encoding ThuA domain-containing protein, translating to MSQKLRVTVWNEFRHEKESEVVRAAYPDGIHTAIGEGLSGAVDVTYATLDDAEHGLSEEVLNNTDVLIWWGHKAHDEVQDEIVDRVQKRVWQGMGLIVLHSGHFSKVFKKLMGTSCDLKWREADEKERLWVVAPGHPIVEGIGEYIDLEAEEMYGEHFDIPQPDELIMVSWFEGGEVFRSGCTFNRGNGKIFYFRPGHETYRTYYNEQIRRVISNAVHWAAPSTREYPKYGNHKPLEEIKAKVKA from the coding sequence ATGAGTCAGAAGCTTAGAGTAACGGTTTGGAACGAGTTCCGTCATGAAAAAGAAAGCGAAGTCGTACGCGCAGCGTATCCAGATGGTATCCATACGGCGATTGGCGAAGGTTTAAGCGGAGCAGTTGATGTCACTTATGCGACATTAGATGATGCTGAACACGGTTTGTCCGAAGAAGTTTTGAATAACACAGATGTCCTCATCTGGTGGGGACATAAGGCACATGACGAGGTGCAAGATGAAATCGTTGACCGCGTTCAAAAGCGCGTATGGCAAGGCATGGGGCTTATCGTACTTCATTCCGGACATTTCTCCAAAGTGTTCAAAAAGCTGATGGGCACATCTTGTGACCTCAAATGGCGTGAAGCGGATGAGAAGGAACGTCTTTGGGTTGTTGCTCCAGGTCATCCAATCGTTGAAGGTATCGGCGAGTACATCGATCTTGAAGCAGAAGAAATGTACGGTGAGCACTTCGATATCCCGCAGCCTGACGAGCTAATCATGGTTTCTTGGTTCGAAGGCGGCGAAGTTTTCCGCAGCGGTTGCACGTTCAACCGTGGCAACGGGAAAATCTTCTACTTCCGTCCTGGACACGAGACGTACCGTACGTACTACAATGAACAAATCCGCCGCGTTATCAGCAATGCGGTTCACTGGGCGGCTCCATCTACACGTGAGTACCCGAAATACGGTAACCACAAGCCGCTTGAAGAAATTAAAGCAAAAGTCAAAGCTTAA
- a CDS encoding tyrosine-type recombinase/integrase produces the protein MSDTAFEIVQQYSQQEKPEVWLFPGQTEGRHLTERSVQKNFEQALVSSGVRKKVSVHSLRHSFATHLLEGGIDIRYIQELLGHQSTRTTERYTHVV, from the coding sequence TTGTCCGATACTGCTTTTGAAATCGTTCAACAGTACTCCCAACAAGAAAAACCGGAAGTATGGCTGTTCCCCGGACAGACGGAGGGACGCCATTTGACGGAACGTTCCGTACAAAAAAATTTTGAACAAGCTTTAGTTTCGTCAGGTGTAAGGAAGAAGGTAAGTGTACATTCGTTGCGTCATTCCTTTGCCACTCATTTATTAGAGGGAGGCATTGATATTCGGTATATCCAGGAATTGCTCGGTCATCAAAGTACTCGGACAACCGAACGGTATACTCATGTAGTGTAA